The Euphorbia lathyris chromosome 2, ddEupLath1.1, whole genome shotgun sequence genome includes a window with the following:
- the LOC136218575 gene encoding uncharacterized protein isoform X2 gives MESRVLLSSTERLAGFQSNRINKVTTLEILPCDHSVKDSPAGQKKVETEFSRLLNVAEQTSGLYFSYDTNITLSIIKRLESINTPISSVWWVIGFYWIVVGGQALLQVSPHLYWDFQGLFEHFRTKPKPIRAFPDYSGTVIALLGFIRDH, from the exons ATGGAGTCTAGGGTCCTATTGTCATCAACAGAGAGGCTTGCCGGATTCCAGTCAAACAGAATCAACAAG GTCACAACATTGGAGATTTTGCCTTGTGACCATTCTGTGAAAGATTCTCCAGCAGGTCAG AAAAAGGTGGAGACCGAGTTTTCTAGGCTGCTTAATGTTGCAGAGCAGACTTCGGGTCTGTATTTCTCATATGACACCAACATAACACTCAG CATTATTAAACGATTGGAGTCCATTAATACACCGATATCTTCCGTCTGGTGGGTGATTGGATTTTATTGGATTGTTGTAGGGGGCCAAGCCCTTTTGCAAGTTTCTCCTCATCTATATTG ggattttcagggactattcgagcatttccgaaccaaaCCCAAGCCTATTAGAGCATTTCcggattattcagggaccgtcatagcacttttgggattcatcagggaccattag
- the LOC136218575 gene encoding uncharacterized protein isoform X1: protein MGAIIKKGIIHLIQQAGLFGREVQESPNDHLDRFMICADTARTNGVPQDVVRLKLFLFSLTGQALEWLRSLEPRSITTWARLKKEFLSYYFPPSKTVMLRSEITLFHQPEHEALHASWTRFRKMMRMCPDHDIPKHQLVSVFYHGLMPTSRATMDSAVGGDLFRKTAIEAYEMINKLVRKSVHWQEEKLDGPSRQRVFAVEDQDQNPVVAELSKKMDVLLAKFSQPPTCVHCGGDHHRRDCQAGSPFVGDGMEMVNYVGGQHRYNQNYNNYNPNNYNSYNNNNYRRPQHPNLSYGSSNQNVLRPPNGFFLGA from the coding sequence ATGGGAGCTATCATCAAGAAAGGAATAATCCACCTGATTCAGCAAGCAGGACTATTCGGAAGGGAGGTGCaggagagcccgaatgatcatctggatcgctttaTGATATGTGCAGACACCGCGAGGACAAATGGGGTTCCTCAGGATGTCGTTCGACTGAAGCTGTTTCTGTTTTCACTAACCGGGCaggctttggaatggctgagatcGTTAGAGCCCAGGTCAATCACCACATGGGCAAGACTAAAGAAGGAGTTCTTATCTTACTACTTCCCTCCTTCAAAGACGGTGATGCTGAGGAGTGAAATCACTttattccaccaacccgagcacgaagcgctccacgCATCCTGGACCAGATTTAGAAAGATGATGCGCATGTGCCCTGATCATGACATACCTAAACACCAgttggtgagcgtcttctatcacggttTGATGCCCACTAGCCGAGCTACTATGGACTCCGCTGTGGGTGGAGATCTGTTTAGGAAGACTGCAATAGAAGCATATGAGATGATCAATAAACTAGTAAGAAAGAGTGTGCATtggcaagaggagaaactcGATGGCCCCtcaaggcagcgggtatttgctgtggagGACCAGGATCAGAACCCAGTTGTTGCGGAGCTAAGCAAGAAGATGGACGTCTTGTTGGCaaaattcagccaacctcccacctgtgtgcattGTGGCGGTGACCACCATAGAAGGGactgtcaagcaggtagccctttcgttGGAGATGGGATGGAGATGGTCAACTACGTTGGGGGACAACATAGGTACAATCAGAACTACAAtaactacaaccccaacaactacaactcctacaacaacaacaattacaggaggcctcagcacccgaacttaTCTTATGGGAGCTCAAACCAAAACGTGCTAAGGCCTCCCAACGGTTTTTTTCTAGGAGCATAG